One Aegilops tauschii subsp. strangulata cultivar AL8/78 chromosome 7, Aet v6.0, whole genome shotgun sequence genomic window carries:
- the LOC109759357 gene encoding uncharacterized protein, whose product MLETILIAVKAIETAVVFVARSERTASEIKIKCQNLSDRVKTLETILSHYRRANRDGPAMATALDSLGVALSDALRLVESHKSAAVGDLFPKFRKRDLDELVHADQKIESCIRDLELAREADGHLARAVAPAPQRITINNCINVMVLVQFSRLGGGAPSSSAPSSLPSLPPLRKAAVVPPAEARRTHREQKNHPVQPTTETTRETHREHKNHPVRPPTETTKETHREHRNHPVRPPTETRETYREHKNHPVRPPMETTRQTHREHRNHPVRASRDLPDSSPQRQHRPLREMVDGGTSHHNNPGSTQATVARVPRAQYRGVPARAVDRPPPRESPPR is encoded by the exons ATGTTGGAGACGATCCTCATCGCGGTGAAAGCCATCGAGACGGCGGTGGTATTCGTCGCCAGATCGGAGAGGACGGCGAGCGAGATCAAGATCAAGTGCCAGAACCTCTCCGACCGTGTGAAAACCCTGGAAACAATCTTGTCCCACTACCGGAGGGCCAACCGCGACGGGCCGGCCATGGCCACCGCGCTGGATAGCCTCGGCGTTGCCCTCAGCGACGCGCTCAGGCTCGTCGAGTCCCACAAGAGCGCCGCCGTCGGCGATTTGTTTCCCAAATTCCGCAAGAGGGACCTCGACGAGCTCGTACACGCCGACCAGAAGATCGAAAGCTGCATCAGGGACCTCGAGCTCGCCCGCGAAGCAGATGGCCATCTTGCGAGAGCCGTGGCCCCAGCACCGCAGCGCATCACCATAAACAACTGCATCAACGTGATGGTCCTGGTCCAGTTCAGTCGACTAGGAGGAGGAGCCCCAAGTAGCTCTGCTCCCTCCTCACTGCCAAGTCTTCCTCCTCTTAGGAAGGCGGCCGTGGTGCCACCCGCAGAGGCGAGGAGAACCCACAGGGAGCAGAAGAACCACCCAGTGCAGCCAACCACGGAGACGACAAGAGAAACCCACAGAGAGCACAAGAACCACCCAGTGCGGCCACCCACGGAGACGACAAAAGAAACCCACAGAGAGCACAGGAACCACCCAGTGCGGCCACCCACGGAGACAAGAGAAACCTACAGAGAGCACAAGAACCACCCAGTGCGGCCACCCATGGAGACGACAAGACAAACCCACAGAGAGCACAGGAACCACCCAGTGCGGGCAAGCCGCGACCTTCCCGATTCATCCCCGCAACGGCAACACCGTCCTCTTCGGGAGATGGTCGACGGTGGAACCTCGCATCACAACAACCCTGGAAGCACTCAAGCAACTGTAGCACGGGTACCACGTGCGCAATACCGTGGTGTACCGGCGCGCGCCGTCGATCGGCCGCCTCCCCGCGAATCCCCTCCCCGCTG A